The Polyangium aurulentum genomic interval ATCGCGAGCGTGGCGGGAGCGCCTGCGGTGGAAGCGAGCGTCGTGCAGCCGCCCGCGTGACAGGACAGGTTGCGCGTGAGGTACGGGACGGGCTCCTTGCTCTCGCCGCCCACGAAGGGCTCGGCGCGCACGGGCTCGGCGGCGCGCACGGAGAGGTCGGGTCCGAAGCGCACGAAGGTGGGGAGGATCGGCGCGTCCTTCGCGGGCGGCTCCTCGGATGCGGAGGCGGGCGCGAGGGTGATGGCGGCGAAGCCATCGCCATCGGGCGCGAGATCGGGCGGGCCGCTCGCGCTGAACACGAGGGTCGCGCGCTCCTTTCCGAGCGCTGCATCAGGGCCCATGGTGGCGAGGTGGATGAGGCGCCCCTCGCGAGGCGCGCGCAGAAGATCCTCCCACGCGAGCAGCGCGCGCTTCGATCCGGAAGCACCGGGGCGCGAGACGACGGCGACGAGGGCCTGATCGCCGACGGGCGCGGTCGCGCGCTTGGGCGCTGTGACGACCTTGCCACCGGGCTGGAGGGCCGCGACGTACACGCTCGCGTCGATGTCGCGCGTGTCGGTCCACGCGACGAGGTAGCTGCCTGCGGCCTGCGCGATGACGATGTCCTTCTGCGCGGTGGGCTCGTTGCTCACGGTGACGGGCGGCGAGACCTTGCCCGCAGCATCGACCTCGCTGAAGAGCACGCGCCCGACCCTGCCTGCATCCGCGTTGGCCTTGTCGCCGGGGGACGCGACGACGGTGACGATCGCGGCCCCGCGATCGGTGGCCATGGTGTCCCAGCCGAGCGCGGCATGCGCGAGCACGACCGCGGGCTGCGCGCCTTTGCCGGGTGTGTAGGGCGCGGCGATGACGTCGACGTCGTCTTCGCGAGGCACCTCCCACGCGATGAGCGCGCCGGTCGCGTTCGGGAGGATCTCGACCCATGCGATTGCATCGGCCGACTGCGCGAGAACGGTGGGCACTCCGCGGGGCTTGCCGGCAGCGTCGAGAGAGAGGGCTTTGACGGTGGAGTTCTGCTGTGTGCCCTCGATCCATGCGGCGAGGTAGCCATCGCCGACGGCCTCGATGGCGCCGACGGGGATCTCTGCGGCGGCTGGCGCGGCGTCGACGGGATCGTTGGTCTTCGGCGCGCCGTTGGGGCCGAGAAGACGGGTCATCCAGCGCCCGCGCGCGGTGTAGAAGAGCAGTGCGTCGTCGCCGCGACGCGCGAGGTAGGGAGCGGCATCTTCGTCGTCGAGGCGCGCGATGATCTGCGCGGGCAGGAGCGCGGGTCCCTTGAAGCGCGAGGCGTTGTTGTCGGTGCGCAAGACGGGCTTGTTGCGCGCAGGGCGAACCGGCTTCGGAGGCGCTCCGCCGCAGCCGAACGCGGTGATCGCGAGGGCCGCGAAGAGGGAGGCGATCGCGGTCTTTGCGGGTCGACGATGCATGCGGCGACATTGGCAGACAGGGCGCGAGAGGGCTAGCGGGGGCGGGGGTGGGTAGGGGAAGTGAGCGGGAGGGGTGGTGGAGGGTCGGCGAGCGTGGGGGAAGTGAGCTGGAAGGGTGGTGGGGGGGTCGGCGAGTGTTGGGGAAGCGGCGGCGGGGGGGTCGGGGAGGGTCGGCGAGTGTTGGGGAAGTGAGCTGGAAGGGTGTGCGGGGGGTCGGCGAGTGTTGGGGAAGCCTCGGCGGGGGGGTGGGGGTGCCTCTGGGAGGGTGGGGGGACGGGCGGCGGGGCTCGCGACGCAGACGGTGAGTGAGTCGTCAAGGGAGTTTTGCGTGGACCGCTACGAGATGGTTCCCTCGGCCGGAGTCGAGACGGAGCATCGGCAAGCAAGAGGGACGTGCAAGTCAAGAAGAATCTAACTTCGCTACTCGCCACGAGGGGGGTGACAGGTTTTACCCCACGCCAAGATCTCTTGCGCTCCGCACGGATACTGTCTGCCTGAAGAAGGCTACTGTTCTGGTGCATCGAAGGTTGCACCGGACGATCATGCGCGCTCGCGCCGTGGTGACTCGTCGAGCCGCAACAGCGCGCGTGGGCCTTCTCGCTGACGACGCCGTCGGTATACTGCCGCGCATGACGCGTCCGACGAACATGCTCGTAGCAACGACGTCGAGTCGCTCGCCCGCGTCGTCGCAGCTCGACTTATTCGAGCACGTGCGGTCGTCGCTCTCCTCTGCCGAGACCATCAGGGCCTCGGCGCGGTCCGTCGCCGCGTCTACGCCTCCGAAGCTCCAGCTCGCATATGCGCAAGCTCTCTGCGCTTCTGCCATTGCTCGCTACTGGACGAAGATTCACGCGCGGAGAGGCCGAGCCATGCGCCCGCCGCCGATCACGTCGGGCCGCCTCGGACCCGAGGCAATGTCGCTGGCCGTCCAGCTCGGGGATGCTGCGGCGACGATGGAGGTCGAGGACGCCGCATACCTCGTCGGCAGCACCTACGCCGCAATGCTACCAGCAGAGGTT includes:
- a CDS encoding TolB family protein; its protein translation is MHRRPAKTAIASLFAALAITAFGCGGAPPKPVRPARNKPVLRTDNNASRFKGPALLPAQIIARLDDEDAAPYLARRGDDALLFYTARGRWMTRLLGPNGAPKTNDPVDAAPAAAEIPVGAIEAVGDGYLAAWIEGTQQNSTVKALSLDAAGKPRGVPTVLAQSADAIAWVEILPNATGALIAWEVPREDDVDVIAAPYTPGKGAQPAVVLAHAALGWDTMATDRGAAIVTVVASPGDKANADAGRVGRVLFSEVDAAGKVSPPVTVSNEPTAQKDIVIAQAAGSYLVAWTDTRDIDASVYVAALQPGGKVVTAPKRATAPVGDQALVAVVSRPGASGSKRALLAWEDLLRAPREGRLIHLATMGPDAALGKERATLVFSASGPPDLAPDGDGFAAITLAPASASEEPPAKDAPILPTFVRFGPDLSVRAAEPVRAEPFVGGESKEPVPYLTRNLSCHAGGCTTLASTAGAPATLAMIDLPVRKSPWRAPAWREADDVPPRPAAVTALYDGDHLAEVSSAELSGGGSLVAWVTYFIEGGEIGKKPKKADDTLATLGIRAISPTGVPGQTQVLSRRAVSIGGVALAHAPSEKGPETALVWAQRDKNESQVQVAKLGPDGAKIAHKPLTAVPRKPSKEGVPSEVSDVAVAYAPPTDPAKNDDGWIVAWVDTRDGNAEIYVARVDRTLRKVVPDRRITQAPGDSAEVQIAVRGTDTFLVWSDARQSPEEGYGDIHAVRLDTRSLQKVGAETRLFASAAHSRSPSVSLSGNKVVVAWIEEAAAEAKPGEDPGVRVAMLDERGALAGPTQLVRGEEGSAVTSVALTCSGPKCRGVLTSALRETMILDAFELSPGAPPGPLKALATLTGGVNVDVSPSFAGPSASSLFFGDDVAGGPGRVRFMTIAWP